In Bactrocera oleae isolate idBacOlea1 chromosome 5, idBacOlea1, whole genome shotgun sequence, a genomic segment contains:
- the l(1)10Bb gene encoding protein BUD31 homolog, with the protein MPKVRRSRKPPPDGWELIEPTLEELEQKMREAETEPHEGKRITESLWPIFKIHHQKSRYIYDLFYRRKAISRELYDYCLKEKIADANLIAKWKKSGYENLCCLRCIQTRDTNFGTNCICRVPKSKLEEGRIVECVHCGCRGCSG; encoded by the exons ATGCCGAAAGTGCGTCGAAGTCGAAAGCCTCCCCCAGATGGTTGGGAGCTGATCGAACCGACGCTGGAAGAATTGGAACAAAAAATGCGTGAAG CTGAGACGGAACCTCATGAAGGGAAACGTATCACAGAATCATTATGGCCCATCTTTAAAATACATCATCAAAAGTCTCGCTACATCTATGACTTGTTTTATAGACGTAAAGCTATCAGCCGAGAGCTGTACGATTATTGTTTAAAAGAGAAAATAGCAGATGCGAATTTAATTGCGAAATGGAAAAAATCAGGCTATGAGAATCTATGCTGTCTGCGTTGCATACAAACTCGTGATACAAACTTCGGTACAAATTGCATATGCCGAGTACCAAAATCGAAATTAGAGGAAGGGCGAATTGTTGAATGCGTGCATTGTGGTTGCCGAGGTTGTTCGGGctag